The following are from one region of the Tachysurus fulvidraco isolate hzauxx_2018 chromosome 24, HZAU_PFXX_2.0, whole genome shotgun sequence genome:
- the si:dkey-89b17.4 gene encoding zinc finger protein 646 isoform X1, translating to MAMHDMNRAKGFPCKECDMICPSTPSLLEHMKAHYHQEAIGRFECEQCGRIFKHASSLASHKKSHELGSFQCPVCTRTLPNAIALKNHLRIHTLSPSAQAEEENEDGVDEDRDYGLAQDLSDTGYRGHLNSSSSSMMAGHDHDKQKSPGSEDAWDRPFKCDQCDRTYRHHGSLVNHKKSHQEGTYKCSVCYKQFNNLAALGAHERTHSKFKPPGMSMGSLVPEVSSEHRPPAPQSDEMAACFCHLCQVSLPSKSDFQEHILLHNAASSSLGLTRSFPGIVTHNLSTVRSPTVNPYTPALGDPLPLPPLPDKRYDQMLGPPVNNPIYSCAYCGSGHSDVESLKLHYLTHESHPPPHAQVGTSILNSDGLGSNSQPSVSSPSGESRSQQQSSTVDDADRRFKCQECGKSYRHAGSLVNHKRCHQTGQYQCTICCKEYPHLAALHSHLRSHKSRPNSQGMNSEGDWLSSEPMTGLDSQQGFVHSQDHENGTTTPISLSGNLSDAAHFVQDGGHSSGLDSLEFHDRFDGSLAQSNSGHPQNSRQSDRNMCAEQGSMSNGYMGNMGFHSSSGTSLPASSSSHKQGNRQRRGHEQYGGSQSKRIEDKEDDAEVYQCTVCGNHYASLRALRSHLRSHGMNQGAGPSSSLSPVGEQEWRRRQEGSQASLLVCSICGQTFSKKHDLLNHQLVHGPPRPGGSGQGLGGGSSSANGKMDGRNHICVDCGMFFADRHHLITHLCPGKGRGGVLSKDLNGAKGMSGGAGTSSSAVGHRQMSGSDDRPHRCDQCGRGYRHPCSLLNHKKSHKTGVFRCLVCQKRYYNLLALKNHQRTHFDLKRHKCEECGKAFKIQKQLINHLRLHEEHRAKTGGQDQRIRSMNQHNGSRYEGGPSQMQQMRMGDPKMQNPSQMMPNYGQQQGFKKPYAGARAQQVDDGSGRRPFACDQCGRTYRHAGSLANHKNLHKIGEYHCNVCNSTYPNRLAMKNHLRMHFALKKYSCQDCGRGFRNQRQLETHTSNQLCKDLPGPSVQPTMAPPPPSYECNGCSECFRSSSDLASHNCSAQLPSSSASLNSSGLTMDSGDLGSPEREERPFACDLCGCSYKHASSLLNHKNTHKTGNFSCSYCDKPYTNYMALRNHMRIHTQKKRHICSTCGKAFRLARFLRNHQRVHEEGHARFGCPTCGKSFQGRSGLARHRCGDNQVGNEYRRKDTSSTSREGAEECRFTCEQCGRSYRHASSLLNHKNTHTIGIYHCAVCLKTYPNLLALKNHRRIHSELRRHRCAECGKTFRVFSHLQNHRRLHQKEREFTCTQCQCTFPSQTSFRLHLQMQHGRVQKSSHYVHQQTPQSSSGGSSDLGWSSGLDLTLMQACHQNPPQRSCNDTSRKSHVCDQCGRGYRHASSLLNHKNSHKSGTYYCSPCQKEFSNLMAYKNHRRIHTEPKRYQCSDCGKAFRVSTQLVCHRRIHTKEKPFSCQHCDKRFSSKSNLRHHQKVHWSHNSSAPMGTSNFLSMPTGPFI from the exons ATGGCTATGCATGATATGAATCGTGCCAAGGGTTTTCCTTGCAAAGAATGCGACATGATATGCCCAAGTACACCTAGCCTTCTGGAGCATATGAAAGCCCACTATCACCAAGAAGCAATTGGCAGATTTGAATGTGAACAGTGTGGACGAATTTTCAAGCATGCCAGTAGCTTGGCGTCGCACAAAAAGTCCCACGAGCTGGGTTCATTCCAGTGCCCAGTCTGTACCAGAACACTACCCAATGCAATAGCCCTGAAGAACCACCTTCGCATTCACACTCTGTCTCCTAGTGCACAAGCTGAAGAGGAGAATGAGGATGGTGTTGATGAAGATAGGGATTATGGCTTAGCACAAGATCTTTCTGACACAGGTTACCGGGGCCACctgaacagcagcagcagcagcatgatGGCGGGCCACGACCACGACAAGCAGAAGTCTCCAGGGTCCGAAGATGCTTGGGACAGACCGTTCAAGTGTGACCAGTGTGACAGGACGTACAGGCACCACGGCAGCTTGGTCAACCACAAAAAGTCCCATCAGGAAGGCACTTACAAGTGTTCTGTCTGTTACAAGCAGTTCAACAATCTGGCAGCACTCGGGGCCCATGAGCGCACCCATTCCAAGTTCAAACCTCCTGGGATGTCCATGGGAAGCCTTGTGCCTGAGGTGTCGTCTGAACATCGCCCACCTGCCCCCCAATCCGATGAAATGGCAGCCtgcttttgccacctctgccagGTTTCTTTACCCAGTAAGAGTGACTTTCAGGAGCACATCCTGTTGCATAATGCTGCATCATCGTCTTTGGGGCTGACACGTAGTTTTCCAGGGATAGTGACACACAATCTCAGCACTGTTCGTTCCCCAACAGTCAATCCATACACCCCAGCTCTTGGCGACCCTCTTCCACTTCCCCCTTTACCTGACAAACGTTATGATCAAATGCTAGGTCCTCCTGTCAACAATCCCATTTATAGTTGTGCATACTGTGGGTCTGGACATTCCGATGTGGAAAGTCTCAAATTGCACTACTTAACCCATGAGTCTCACCCCCCACCACATGCCCAAGTAGGAACCTCAATCCTGAATTCAGATGGCCTGGGCTCCAACTCCCAGCCATCTGTATCCTCTCCTAGTGGGGAATCCAGATCCCAGCAGCAGTCCTCAACAGTTGATGACGCAGACCGCAGGTTCAAGTGTCAAGAGTGTGGAAAGAGCTATCGGCATGCAGGGAGTCTTGTTAATCACAAACGCTGTCATCAAACAGGGCAGTACCAGTGCACCATTTGCTGTAAGGAGTATCCTCACCTTGCAGCACTTCACAGCCACCTTCGCAGTCACAAATCCCGCCCCAACTCTCAGGGAATGAACTCAGAAGGTGACTGGCTCTCTTCCGAGCCCATGACGGGTCTAGATTCCCAACAAGGCTTTGTGCATTCTCAGGATCATGAGAATGGCACGACGACTCCCATCTCACTTTCTGGTAATCTCAGTGACGCTGCCCACTTTGTACAAGATGGTGGCCATAGCAGCGGACTTGACTCACTGGAGTTCCATGACCGCTTTGATGGTTCGCTGGCTCAGAGCAACTCTGGCCATCCACAGAACAGTCGCCAATCAGACCGGAACATGTGTGCTGAACAGGGCAGTATGTCTAATGGCTACATGGGAAACATGGGCTTTCACAGTTCAAGTGGTACTTCTTTACCAGCAAGCAGTTCCAGCCACAAACAAGGCAACCGGCAGCGACGTGGACATGAGCAGTATGGAGGAAGCCAGTCTAAGAGAATCGAAGACAAAGAAGACGATGCCGAAGTCTACCAGTGCACAGTCTGTGGGAACCATTATGCAAGTCTTCGGGCACTTCGTAGCCACTTGCGCAGCCATGGCATGAACCAAGGTGCCGGACCTTCCTCCTCCCTTTCGCCTGTAGGTGAGCAAGAGTGGAGGAGGCGGCAAGAGGGTAGTCAAGCCAGTCTACTGGTTTGTAGTATATGTGGCCAGACTTTCAGTAAAAAACACGACCTTCTTAATCACCAGTTGGTCCACGGACCTCCTCGACCGGGTGGCTCTGGACAGGGCTTGGGGGGCGGCAGCTCTAGTGCTAATGGCAAAATGGATGGAAGGAACCACATTTGCGTTGACTGTGGCATGTTCTTTGCAGATCGCCATCACCTGATCACTCACCTGTGCCCAGGCAAGGGGAGAGGCGGAGTGCTGAGCAAAGACTTGAACGGAGCTAAAGGGATGAGTGGTGGTGCTGGGACCAGTAGCAGCGCTGTGGGCCACCGGCAAATGTCTGGTTCGGACGATCGGCCACATAGGTGCGACCAATGTGGGAGAGGTTACAGGCATCCATGTTCCCTTCTGAACCACAAGAAATCACACAAGACTGGGGTCTTCCGCTGCCTAGTCTGCCAAAAACGCTACTACAACCTGCTGGCCCTCAAGAACCACCAGAGGACTCATTTTGACTTAAAGAG GCACAAGTGTGAGGAGTGTGGCAAAGCCTTCAAGATCCAAAAGCAATTGATCAACCATCTTCGTCTGCACGAAGAGCACCGAGCCAAAACCGGTGGTCAAGATCAGCGCATCCGAAGCATGAATCAACATAATGGGTCACGTTACGAGGGAGGGCCGTCACAGATGCAGCAAATGAGAATGGGGGACCCCAAAATGCAGAACCCTTCCCAGATGATGCCCAATTATGGCCAGCAACAAGGTTTTAAGAAGCCGTATGCCGGGGCAAGGGCCCAGCAAGTGGACGATGGAAGTGGACGACGCCCCTTTGCCTGTGATCAGTGTGGCCGCACCTACCGTCACGCTGGCAGTCTGGCCAACCACAAGAATCTACACAAGATTGGAGAGTACCATTGCAATGTTTGCAACTCCACCTACCCCAACCGCCTGGCTATGAAGAACCATTTGCGCATGCATTTTGCTCTCAAGAAGTACAGTTGCCAAGACTGTGGACGTGGGTTTAGGAACCAGAGGCAGCTTGAAACTCACACTTCTAACCAACTTTGCAAAGACCTTCCCGGTCCGAGTGTGCAGCCCACAATGGCTCCTCCTCCCCCAAGTTACGAGTGCAACGGATGCTCTGAATGTTTTCGATCTTCCTCCGACCTTGCATCGCATAACTGCAGTGCCCAGCTTCCTTCCTCTTCAGCTTCCCTCAACAGCTCTGGTTTGACCATGGACTCCGGAGACCTGGGATCTCCAGAACGTGAGGAGCGACCTTTCGCTTGCGACCTCTGTGGCTGCTCGTACAAGCATGCCAGCAGCCTTCTGAACCACAAGAACACGCACAAGACGGGCAACTTCAGCTGCTCCTACTGTGACAAGCCCTACACCAACTATATGGCACTGCGCAACCACATGCGCATccacacacagaagaaaaggCACATCTGCTCCACCTGTGGGAAAGCCTTCCGACTGGCCCGTTTCCTGCGCAACCATCAGAGGGTCCATGAGGAAGGACACGCTCGGTTCGGATGCCCCACCTGCGGGAAGAGCTTCCAGGGGCGCTCTGGGCTCGCCAGGCACCGCTGCGGGGACAACCAGGTAGGCAACGAGTACAGGAGGAAGGACACTTCGAGCACTTCGAGAGAAGGGGCAGAAGAGTGCCGGTTCAC ATGTGAGCAGTGCGGCCGTTCATACCGTCATGCCAGCTCTCTGCTgaaccacaaaaacacacacaccattgggATCTATCACTGCGCCGTGTGCCTCAAGACCTACCCCAACCTGCTTGCTCTGAAAAATCACCGTCGAATCCATTCGGAGTTGCGCCGGCACCGCTGTGCAGAATGTGGCAAGACGTTCCGTGTCTTCTCTCACCTTCAGAACCATCGCCGGCTTCACCAGAAGGAACGCGAGTTCACATGCACGCAGTGCCAGTGCACATTTCCAAGTCAGACCAGCTTCCGTTTGCACCTACAGATGCAACATGGACGAGTCCAGAAATCCTCACACTACGTCCACCAGCAGACTCCACAAAGTTCCTCTGGTGGCAGTTCTGACCTTGGATGGAGTTCTGGGCTTGACCTGACCCTGATGCAGGCCTGTCACCAGAATCCACCACAGCGCAGCTGCAACGATACAAGTCGCAAGTCGCACGTTTGTGATCAGTGCGGACGTGGCTACCGCCATGCTAGCTCCCTGCTCAACCACAAAAACAGTCACAAGTCTGGCACGTACTACTGCAGCCCCTGTCAGAAAGAATTCTCCAACCTGATGGCATACAAAAACCACCGCCGCATACACACCGAGCCGAAGCGCTATCAGTGCTCTGACTGCGGAAAAGCGTTCCGCGTGTCGACGCAGCTTGTGTGCCACCGTCGCATCCACACGAAGGAAAAACCTTTCTCATGCCAGCATTGTGACAAACGATTCTCCAGCAAGTCAAACCTGCGACATCACCAAAAAGTGCACTGGTCCCATAACAGCAGCGCCCCAATGGGCACATCAAATTTCCTGTCAATGCCAACCGGaccttttatataa
- the si:dkey-89b17.4 gene encoding zinc finger protein 646 isoform X2 produces the protein MMAGHDHDKQKSPGSEDAWDRPFKCDQCDRTYRHHGSLVNHKKSHQEGTYKCSVCYKQFNNLAALGAHERTHSKFKPPGMSMGSLVPEVSSEHRPPAPQSDEMAACFCHLCQVSLPSKSDFQEHILLHNAASSSLGLTRSFPGIVTHNLSTVRSPTVNPYTPALGDPLPLPPLPDKRYDQMLGPPVNNPIYSCAYCGSGHSDVESLKLHYLTHESHPPPHAQVGTSILNSDGLGSNSQPSVSSPSGESRSQQQSSTVDDADRRFKCQECGKSYRHAGSLVNHKRCHQTGQYQCTICCKEYPHLAALHSHLRSHKSRPNSQGMNSEGDWLSSEPMTGLDSQQGFVHSQDHENGTTTPISLSGNLSDAAHFVQDGGHSSGLDSLEFHDRFDGSLAQSNSGHPQNSRQSDRNMCAEQGSMSNGYMGNMGFHSSSGTSLPASSSSHKQGNRQRRGHEQYGGSQSKRIEDKEDDAEVYQCTVCGNHYASLRALRSHLRSHGMNQGAGPSSSLSPVGEQEWRRRQEGSQASLLVCSICGQTFSKKHDLLNHQLVHGPPRPGGSGQGLGGGSSSANGKMDGRNHICVDCGMFFADRHHLITHLCPGKGRGGVLSKDLNGAKGMSGGAGTSSSAVGHRQMSGSDDRPHRCDQCGRGYRHPCSLLNHKKSHKTGVFRCLVCQKRYYNLLALKNHQRTHFDLKRHKCEECGKAFKIQKQLINHLRLHEEHRAKTGGQDQRIRSMNQHNGSRYEGGPSQMQQMRMGDPKMQNPSQMMPNYGQQQGFKKPYAGARAQQVDDGSGRRPFACDQCGRTYRHAGSLANHKNLHKIGEYHCNVCNSTYPNRLAMKNHLRMHFALKKYSCQDCGRGFRNQRQLETHTSNQLCKDLPGPSVQPTMAPPPPSYECNGCSECFRSSSDLASHNCSAQLPSSSASLNSSGLTMDSGDLGSPEREERPFACDLCGCSYKHASSLLNHKNTHKTGNFSCSYCDKPYTNYMALRNHMRIHTQKKRHICSTCGKAFRLARFLRNHQRVHEEGHARFGCPTCGKSFQGRSGLARHRCGDNQVGNEYRRKDTSSTSREGAEECRFTCEQCGRSYRHASSLLNHKNTHTIGIYHCAVCLKTYPNLLALKNHRRIHSELRRHRCAECGKTFRVFSHLQNHRRLHQKEREFTCTQCQCTFPSQTSFRLHLQMQHGRVQKSSHYVHQQTPQSSSGGSSDLGWSSGLDLTLMQACHQNPPQRSCNDTSRKSHVCDQCGRGYRHASSLLNHKNSHKSGTYYCSPCQKEFSNLMAYKNHRRIHTEPKRYQCSDCGKAFRVSTQLVCHRRIHTKEKPFSCQHCDKRFSSKSNLRHHQKVHWSHNSSAPMGTSNFLSMPTGPFI, from the exons atgatGGCGGGCCACGACCACGACAAGCAGAAGTCTCCAGGGTCCGAAGATGCTTGGGACAGACCGTTCAAGTGTGACCAGTGTGACAGGACGTACAGGCACCACGGCAGCTTGGTCAACCACAAAAAGTCCCATCAGGAAGGCACTTACAAGTGTTCTGTCTGTTACAAGCAGTTCAACAATCTGGCAGCACTCGGGGCCCATGAGCGCACCCATTCCAAGTTCAAACCTCCTGGGATGTCCATGGGAAGCCTTGTGCCTGAGGTGTCGTCTGAACATCGCCCACCTGCCCCCCAATCCGATGAAATGGCAGCCtgcttttgccacctctgccagGTTTCTTTACCCAGTAAGAGTGACTTTCAGGAGCACATCCTGTTGCATAATGCTGCATCATCGTCTTTGGGGCTGACACGTAGTTTTCCAGGGATAGTGACACACAATCTCAGCACTGTTCGTTCCCCAACAGTCAATCCATACACCCCAGCTCTTGGCGACCCTCTTCCACTTCCCCCTTTACCTGACAAACGTTATGATCAAATGCTAGGTCCTCCTGTCAACAATCCCATTTATAGTTGTGCATACTGTGGGTCTGGACATTCCGATGTGGAAAGTCTCAAATTGCACTACTTAACCCATGAGTCTCACCCCCCACCACATGCCCAAGTAGGAACCTCAATCCTGAATTCAGATGGCCTGGGCTCCAACTCCCAGCCATCTGTATCCTCTCCTAGTGGGGAATCCAGATCCCAGCAGCAGTCCTCAACAGTTGATGACGCAGACCGCAGGTTCAAGTGTCAAGAGTGTGGAAAGAGCTATCGGCATGCAGGGAGTCTTGTTAATCACAAACGCTGTCATCAAACAGGGCAGTACCAGTGCACCATTTGCTGTAAGGAGTATCCTCACCTTGCAGCACTTCACAGCCACCTTCGCAGTCACAAATCCCGCCCCAACTCTCAGGGAATGAACTCAGAAGGTGACTGGCTCTCTTCCGAGCCCATGACGGGTCTAGATTCCCAACAAGGCTTTGTGCATTCTCAGGATCATGAGAATGGCACGACGACTCCCATCTCACTTTCTGGTAATCTCAGTGACGCTGCCCACTTTGTACAAGATGGTGGCCATAGCAGCGGACTTGACTCACTGGAGTTCCATGACCGCTTTGATGGTTCGCTGGCTCAGAGCAACTCTGGCCATCCACAGAACAGTCGCCAATCAGACCGGAACATGTGTGCTGAACAGGGCAGTATGTCTAATGGCTACATGGGAAACATGGGCTTTCACAGTTCAAGTGGTACTTCTTTACCAGCAAGCAGTTCCAGCCACAAACAAGGCAACCGGCAGCGACGTGGACATGAGCAGTATGGAGGAAGCCAGTCTAAGAGAATCGAAGACAAAGAAGACGATGCCGAAGTCTACCAGTGCACAGTCTGTGGGAACCATTATGCAAGTCTTCGGGCACTTCGTAGCCACTTGCGCAGCCATGGCATGAACCAAGGTGCCGGACCTTCCTCCTCCCTTTCGCCTGTAGGTGAGCAAGAGTGGAGGAGGCGGCAAGAGGGTAGTCAAGCCAGTCTACTGGTTTGTAGTATATGTGGCCAGACTTTCAGTAAAAAACACGACCTTCTTAATCACCAGTTGGTCCACGGACCTCCTCGACCGGGTGGCTCTGGACAGGGCTTGGGGGGCGGCAGCTCTAGTGCTAATGGCAAAATGGATGGAAGGAACCACATTTGCGTTGACTGTGGCATGTTCTTTGCAGATCGCCATCACCTGATCACTCACCTGTGCCCAGGCAAGGGGAGAGGCGGAGTGCTGAGCAAAGACTTGAACGGAGCTAAAGGGATGAGTGGTGGTGCTGGGACCAGTAGCAGCGCTGTGGGCCACCGGCAAATGTCTGGTTCGGACGATCGGCCACATAGGTGCGACCAATGTGGGAGAGGTTACAGGCATCCATGTTCCCTTCTGAACCACAAGAAATCACACAAGACTGGGGTCTTCCGCTGCCTAGTCTGCCAAAAACGCTACTACAACCTGCTGGCCCTCAAGAACCACCAGAGGACTCATTTTGACTTAAAGAG GCACAAGTGTGAGGAGTGTGGCAAAGCCTTCAAGATCCAAAAGCAATTGATCAACCATCTTCGTCTGCACGAAGAGCACCGAGCCAAAACCGGTGGTCAAGATCAGCGCATCCGAAGCATGAATCAACATAATGGGTCACGTTACGAGGGAGGGCCGTCACAGATGCAGCAAATGAGAATGGGGGACCCCAAAATGCAGAACCCTTCCCAGATGATGCCCAATTATGGCCAGCAACAAGGTTTTAAGAAGCCGTATGCCGGGGCAAGGGCCCAGCAAGTGGACGATGGAAGTGGACGACGCCCCTTTGCCTGTGATCAGTGTGGCCGCACCTACCGTCACGCTGGCAGTCTGGCCAACCACAAGAATCTACACAAGATTGGAGAGTACCATTGCAATGTTTGCAACTCCACCTACCCCAACCGCCTGGCTATGAAGAACCATTTGCGCATGCATTTTGCTCTCAAGAAGTACAGTTGCCAAGACTGTGGACGTGGGTTTAGGAACCAGAGGCAGCTTGAAACTCACACTTCTAACCAACTTTGCAAAGACCTTCCCGGTCCGAGTGTGCAGCCCACAATGGCTCCTCCTCCCCCAAGTTACGAGTGCAACGGATGCTCTGAATGTTTTCGATCTTCCTCCGACCTTGCATCGCATAACTGCAGTGCCCAGCTTCCTTCCTCTTCAGCTTCCCTCAACAGCTCTGGTTTGACCATGGACTCCGGAGACCTGGGATCTCCAGAACGTGAGGAGCGACCTTTCGCTTGCGACCTCTGTGGCTGCTCGTACAAGCATGCCAGCAGCCTTCTGAACCACAAGAACACGCACAAGACGGGCAACTTCAGCTGCTCCTACTGTGACAAGCCCTACACCAACTATATGGCACTGCGCAACCACATGCGCATccacacacagaagaaaaggCACATCTGCTCCACCTGTGGGAAAGCCTTCCGACTGGCCCGTTTCCTGCGCAACCATCAGAGGGTCCATGAGGAAGGACACGCTCGGTTCGGATGCCCCACCTGCGGGAAGAGCTTCCAGGGGCGCTCTGGGCTCGCCAGGCACCGCTGCGGGGACAACCAGGTAGGCAACGAGTACAGGAGGAAGGACACTTCGAGCACTTCGAGAGAAGGGGCAGAAGAGTGCCGGTTCAC ATGTGAGCAGTGCGGCCGTTCATACCGTCATGCCAGCTCTCTGCTgaaccacaaaaacacacacaccattgggATCTATCACTGCGCCGTGTGCCTCAAGACCTACCCCAACCTGCTTGCTCTGAAAAATCACCGTCGAATCCATTCGGAGTTGCGCCGGCACCGCTGTGCAGAATGTGGCAAGACGTTCCGTGTCTTCTCTCACCTTCAGAACCATCGCCGGCTTCACCAGAAGGAACGCGAGTTCACATGCACGCAGTGCCAGTGCACATTTCCAAGTCAGACCAGCTTCCGTTTGCACCTACAGATGCAACATGGACGAGTCCAGAAATCCTCACACTACGTCCACCAGCAGACTCCACAAAGTTCCTCTGGTGGCAGTTCTGACCTTGGATGGAGTTCTGGGCTTGACCTGACCCTGATGCAGGCCTGTCACCAGAATCCACCACAGCGCAGCTGCAACGATACAAGTCGCAAGTCGCACGTTTGTGATCAGTGCGGACGTGGCTACCGCCATGCTAGCTCCCTGCTCAACCACAAAAACAGTCACAAGTCTGGCACGTACTACTGCAGCCCCTGTCAGAAAGAATTCTCCAACCTGATGGCATACAAAAACCACCGCCGCATACACACCGAGCCGAAGCGCTATCAGTGCTCTGACTGCGGAAAAGCGTTCCGCGTGTCGACGCAGCTTGTGTGCCACCGTCGCATCCACACGAAGGAAAAACCTTTCTCATGCCAGCATTGTGACAAACGATTCTCCAGCAAGTCAAACCTGCGACATCACCAAAAAGTGCACTGGTCCCATAACAGCAGCGCCCCAATGGGCACATCAAATTTCCTGTCAATGCCAACCGGaccttttatataa